A genomic segment from Corylus avellana chromosome ca5, CavTom2PMs-1.0 encodes:
- the LOC132183065 gene encoding putative disease resistance protein RGA3 — MREKVSVTAEPEPHHHLPLFPSFPCLSSLCISDCPMMSLIPVISPSASSPFSDLSKLKSLFLMGLEELEYLPEEWLQNLTSLVTLKILWCRKLRISISPLFQYLITLEDLCIAGCEELFNNVNEDGTHCLGPTRLGHLSIVQVPNLVSLPRELRDVTTLQGLQIMDCPSLVSLPEWIGNLTSLQELGIINCPNLISLPEGVRRLTSLRRLRIAKCPHLEERCQQGIGEDWPKIAHVPNFRNGDDIGNRMEWMQSQTHQIAQIRRFYV; from the exons ATGAGGGAAAAAGTATCAGTAACAGCAGAGCCTGAGCCACATCATCATCTTCCATTATTCCCATCATTTCCTTGCCTTTCTTCTTTATGTATTAGTGATTGCCCTATGATGTCTCTAATACCAGTCATATCACCCTCTGCTTCCTCTCCATTTTCCGATCTTTCCAAATTGAAGTCTCTTTTTCTTATGGGATTAGAGGAACTTGAATATCTTCCAGAAGAGTGGCTGCAAAACCTCACTTCTCTTGTGACTCTGAAGATTTTGTGGTGTCGTAAATTGCGAATATCCATATCTCCACTCTTTCAATATCTCATCACACTTGAAGATTTGTGTATTGCTGGCTGCGAGGAACTTTTCAACAATGTGAATGAAGATGGCACACATTGCCTTGGACCTACAAGACTTGGTCATCTATCTATAGTACAAGTTCCAAACTTGGTTTCTCTCCCAAGAGAGCTTAGAGATGTTACCACTCTGCAAGGGCTTCAAATTATGGACTGCCCTAGTTTGGTGTCTTTGCCAGAATGGATTGGCAACCTCACTTCACTTCAGGAGCTTGGAATCATCAATTGTCCCAATTTAATATCATTGCCTGAAGGGGTGCGCCGCCTCACTTCTTTACGTCGTTTGAGGATTGCAAAATGTCCTCACTTGGAAGAAAGATGTCAACAAGGAATAGGAGAGGATTGGCCAAAGATTGCTCATGTCCCAAACTTTCGAAATGGCGACGATATTGGTAATCGTATGGAATGGATGCAAAGCCAAACTCACCAAATTGCTCAG ATCAGAAGGTTTTATGTATAG
- the LOC132181624 gene encoding putative disease resistance protein RGA3 yields the protein MAEAILFDTAASIGKSLGPLALQEIGLLWGFKDELQKLENTVSTIQAVLLDAEEQQSQNHAVKDWLEKLKDAMYEADDLLDDYSTQLLRQQVMTRDKKMAKQVCIFFSESNQLAYGFKMGHRIKQVRKRLDEVAADRIKFGFTERLIGTQFLCRKREDTHSFVREEEVIGREGEKKAIKEQLFHSNVKDNVSIIPIVGIGGQGKTTLAQYVYNDEEVQRHFDLRMWVCVSDPFDVKTIVQKIIECATKRRPESLEMDLLQSQLRAELDRMRYLLVLDDVWNENPNRWFNLKNLLVGGLRGSKVLITTRSQTVAEITGTVSPYLLEGLSANNSWNLFKKVAFKDGEELRNPKLVEIGREIVRRCAQVPLALRSIGSMLYFKNSEEDWLYFKNNELYKITKQDSDIFPILKLSYDHLPSQLKQCFAFCSLFPKDHEIGVKLLIQLWIAQGFIHSLDRNRRLEDIGNEYFMDLLWRSFFQDIQRNAYGDIERCKMHDLIHDLAELVAGDECIISNPNAEKVVERTHHVAFNSLDSLRDIPPLLLKADKMRTLLLQIPTLQPFDEYYYRNIAVFELSKPIFDTLISSFKCLRALNLSSLSIQKVPNSIGKLKHLRYLDLSRNDDIKLLPTSITKLQNLQTLKLDNCSGLKELPKDTRNLISLRHLAIHGCDSMTHMPNELGKLTALQTLTLYSLGKKKRYFPKQKRGLGNLDSLDELRGELHIKGLEHLRSSPLEAKAANLARKQYLRCLELEWDLEAGNDSDKVLGYLAGYPHSQIWFLLSYGIVNGANISHHWIDSLFSSISIFTT from the exons ATGGCCGAGGCAATTCTCTTTGACACTGCTGCGAGTATCGGTAAGAGTTTGGGCCCTCTGGCTCTCCAAGAGATTGGGCTGCTATGGGGTTTCAAAGATGAGCTTCAGAAGCTCGAAAATACGGTTTCCACTATCCAAGCTGTGCTTTTGGATGCAGAGGAGCAGCAGTCCCAGAACCATGCGGTCAAAGATTGGCTTGAGAAGCTCAAGGATGCCATGTACGAAGCCGACGACTTGCTGGATGACTACTCCACTCAACTTTTACGCCAACAAGTGATGACACGGGATAAGAAGATGGCAAAACAG gtatgcatatttttttccGAATCAAACCAGCTTGCATATGGCTTTAAAATGGGTCACAGGATAAAGCAAGTTCGAAAGAGACTGGATGAAGTCGCAGctgataggatcaaatttggCTTCACTGAGCGCCTCATAGGGACACAATTTTTGTGTAGGAAAAGAGAAGATACACACTCTTTTGTACGTGAGGAAGAAGTCATTGGAAGAGAGGGTGAAAAGAAGGCTATTAAAGAGCAGTTATTCCATTCCAATGTGAAAGATAATGTTTCCATCATTCCCATAGTTGGAATTGGTGGACAAGGAAAGACCACGCTTGCTCAGTATGTGTACAATGACGAGGAGGTCCAAAGGCATTTTGACTTAAGAATGTGGGTGTGTGTCTCTGATCCTTTTGACGTGAAAACTATTGTTCAAAAGATCATAGAATGTGCAACTAAAAGGAGACCCGAAAGCCTTGAGATGGATTTGTTGCAAAGTCAGCTTCGAGCAGAACTTGATCGGATGAGATATTTACTTGTTCTAGACGATGTATGGAATGAGAATCCAAATAGATggttcaatttgaaaaatctgTTGGTGGGTGGCTTGAGGGGAAGCAAAGTTTTGATTACTACACGTAGCCAAACAGTTGCAGAGATTACAGGCACGGTGTCACCATATCTTTTAGAAGGTCTATCTGCAAACAATTCTtggaatttatttaagaaagTGGCATTTAAAGACGGGGAAGAGCTAAGGAATCCAAAACTAGTAGAAATCGGAAGGGAGATTGTACGAAGGTGTGCACAAGTTCCTCTTGCTTTAAGGAGCATAGGGAGTATGTTATACTTCAAAAATTCGGAGGAAGATTGGTTGTACTTTAAAAACAATgaactttacaaaataacaaaacaagaCAGTGATATTTTCCCAATACTTAAGTTGAGTTATGATCACCTCCCGTCACAATTGAAGCaatgttttgccttttgttctttgtttccAAAAGATCATGAAATTGGTGTGAAGTTGTTGATTCAGCTATGGATAGCTCAAGGCTTTATTCATTCATTAGATAGAAACAGACGTCTTGAAGATATTGGTAAcgagtattttatggatttgcttTGGAGGTCATTTTTCCAAGACATACAAAGAAATGCATATGGTGATATAGAAAGatgcaaaatgcatgacctGATTCACGATCTTGCAGAGTTAGTAGCAGGGGATGAGTGCATCATTTCAAATCCAAATGCAGAAAAAGTAGTTGAAAGAACTCACCATGTGGCATTTAATTCTCTAGATTCATTACGGGATATTCCACCTCTTTTGCTCAAGGCTGACAAAATGAGAACACTTCTTCTGCAAATTCCTACACTTCAACCATTTGATGAATATTATTATAGAAACATTGCAGTATTTGAGTTGAGTAAGCCAATCTTTGATAcacttatttcaagttttaaatgctTGCGTGCTTTGAATTTAAGTTCTTTAAGCATTCAAAAAGTGCCGAATTCCATTGGCAAGTTAAAGCATTTAAGATATCTTGATCTTTCTAGGAACGATGATATCAAACTACTCCCCACTTCTATAACTAAAttgcagaatttgcaaacactaaAACTTGACAATTGTAGTGGGCTTAAAGAATTGCCAAAAGACACTAGAAACTTGATTAGCCTTAGACATCTTGCGATTCATGGGTGTGACAGCATGACTCATATGCCAAATGAACTAGGAAAGTTGACTGCTCTCCAGACACTAACGCTTTACAGTttagggaagaagaaaaggtaCTTTCCAAAGCAAAAGCGTGGGCTAGGCAACCTGGATAGTTTAGATGAATTGAGAGGAGAATTACATATCAAAGGTTTAGAGCACTTAAGATCTTCTCCATTAGAAGCCAAGGCTGCAAACTTGGCAAGGAAGCAATACCTTCGATGTCTGGAATTAGAGTGGGACCTAGAAGCTGGTAATGATAGTGATAAG GTGCTAGGTTATCTAGCTGGGTATCCTCACTCTCAAATTTGGTTTCTATTGTCTTATGGGATTGTAAATGGTGCCAACATATCCCACCATTGGATCGATTCCCTTTTCTCAAGCATCTCTATCTTCACAACTTAA